One genomic segment of Helianthus annuus cultivar XRQ/B chromosome 14, HanXRQr2.0-SUNRISE, whole genome shotgun sequence includes these proteins:
- the LOC110906832 gene encoding high mobility group B protein 14-like codes for REDFRKEFQEQNPDVKSMREIGKACGEKWKTMTYEVKVQYYDVATEQRAEFEKALADYAKRKENGEHDEFDEDSDSDYDR; via the exons AGGGAGGATTTTCGTAAGGAATTCCAAGAGCAAAATCCAGATGTCAAGTCAATGCGTGAG ATTGGCAAGGCTTGTGGAGAGAAGTGGAAGACCATGACTTATGAG GTGAAGGTGCAGTACTATGACGTTGCGACAGAACAACGAGCAGAGTTTGAGAAAGCTTTGGCAGACTATGCTAAGAGAAAG GAAAATGGGGAACATGACGAGTTTGATGAGGATTCAGACTCAGATTATGATCGATAA
- the LOC110906833 gene encoding cyclin-dependent kinase F-4 — protein MEKYERIMEIGRGAYGVVWKAMNKQTGELVAIKKLIQEYHTAEDCMNLREVKSLIKMANQPNIVKLKEIIRENNTLFLIFECMECDLYKFTVARMKLFSETEIRNLCFQIFQGLAHMHHKGYFHRDLKPENLLVSNNLVKISDLGMAREMNGKPPYTHNVTTLWYHAPEVFLRAPYYNSSVDMWAAGAIMAELFTNQPLFQGSSESDVIYKICRVLGTPTESTWFSGLDLARNICYGFPDFPGVRFSELLPTVNSDAVNLIASLLSWCPCERPTTMQALQHPFFHGCYRVPPTSALKTHVVTFLIP, from the coding sequence ATGGAGAAATACGAAAGAATCATGGAAATTGGACGTGGGGCTTATGGAGTTGTGTGGAAAGCCATGAATAAGCAAACTGGTGAACTTGTTGCGATCAAGAAACTCATCCAAGAATATCACACAGCGGAAGACTGCATGAACCTGAGGGAAGTCAAATCACTCATCAAGATGGCCAATCAACCGAATATCGTAAAACTCAAGGAGATCATACGAGAAAACAACACATTGTTCTTGATATTCGAATGCATGGAATGCGATCTCTACAAGTTTACGGTTGCAAGAATGAAACTTTTCTCCGAAACCGAAATCAGAAACTTGTGTTTCCAAATCTTTCAAGGACTTGCACACATGCACCACAAAGGATACTTTCACCGTGATCTCAAACCGGAGAACCTTCTTGTATCTAACAATCTGGTAAAGATCAGTGATCTTGGTATGGCACGCGAGATGAATGGTAAACCGCCATATACGCATAATGTTACAACGTTGTGGTATCATGCCCCGGAGGTCTTTCTACGTGCGCCATATTACAATTCTTCGGTTGATATGTGGGCAGCTGGTGCAATCATGGCTGAGTTATTTACCAACCAACCATTGTTTCAAGGTTCTTCTGAATCAGATGTAATTTATAAAATCTGCCGAGTGTTAGGCACCCCAACTGAAAGCACGTGGTTCTCGGGACTTGATCTTGCTAGAAACATATGTTATGggtttcctgattttcctggtgTGCGGTTTTCTGAACTATTGCCGACTGTAAACTCTGATGCGGTTAATCTTattgcttcgcttctttcatggtGTCCTTGTGAAAGGCCCACAACCATGCAAGCGCTGCAGCATCCTTTCTTTCATGGGTGTTATCGCGTGCCTCCAACCTCCGCCTTGAAGACACATGTTGTAACATTCTTAATTCCGTAA